The following are from one region of the Spodoptera frugiperda isolate SF20-4 chromosome 20, AGI-APGP_CSIRO_Sfru_2.0, whole genome shotgun sequence genome:
- the LOC118282445 gene encoding zinc finger protein 628, with amino-acid sequence MAVLCRRGLPRGAVSRAFNAGLLLDACKRPDADPPPHVKIYGIHSVCHGCAGSSSDERPELLHLHLHVLQIYVELDSAGWLTSAGGGAEAGAGAGAGPAALCVRARLAPTALCAGALLSLCPPAPQSPQWRHSPLPQPALAARGEAPVSVSAHLRLHVTDHLAPHAEFLLWFAEDVLAALDMPFLTLQNISGRIDYACHKCGTTFDEPNPLKVHMFLSCAAYEPEHFWRRVVARLRPAEYAAPGLAPAALEALATEWGRARGGHVCVYCGKLYSRRYGLKIHLRTHTGYRPLRCRHCRRPFGDPSNLNKHERLHAARGRAPTSGPAPGSAPGPAPGPYWCAQCGRALARRRDLERHMRTHARDKQHDTFSDTFSDTFSDTLSDALCDTRSETRDLK; translated from the exons ATGGCAGTGCTGTGTCGGCGCGGGCTGCCGCGCGGCGCCGTGTCGCGCGCCTTCAATGCTGGCCTACTGCTGGACGCCTGCAAGCGACCTGACGCGGACCCT CCCCCCCACGTCAAAATATATGGCATACATAGTGTATGCCACGGTTGTGCCGGTAGTTCGAGTGACGAAAGACCAgaattattacatttacatcTGCACGTTTTACAGATATACGTGGAGCTAGACAGCGCAGGCTGGCTGACGAGCGCCGGCGGTGGGGCCGAGGCCGGGGCCGGGGCCGGCGCCGGGCCCGCCGCGCTCTGCGTGCGCGCGCGCCTCGCCCCCACCGCACTGTGCGCCGGCGCGCTGCTGTCCCTGTGTCCGCCCGCGCCACAGTCGCCACAGTGGCGCCACTCGCCGCTGCCGCAGCCCGCGCTCGCAGCGCGCGGCGAGGCGCCGGTGTCCGTCTCCGCTCACCTTCGCCTGCACGTGACCGACCACTTAGCGCCGCATGCAGagtttctgttgtggtttgcaGAGGACGTACTGGCCGCCCTGGACATGCCGTTCCTGACCTTGCAAAATATCAGCGGCCGCATCGACTACGCCTGTCACAAATGTGGCACCACATTCGACGAACCTAATCCACTCAAGGTCCACATGTTCCTATCCTGCGCCGCCTACGAGCCCGAGCACTTCTGGCGCCGAGTCGTAGCACGCCTGAGGCCGGCCGAGTACGCGGCGCCCGGGCTGGCGCCCGCCGCGCTGGAGGCGCTGGCCACGGAGTGGGGCCGCGCGCGCGGGGGCCACGTGTGCGTGTACTGCGGCAAGTTGTACTCGCGGCGCTACGGACTCAAGATCCACCTCCGCACGCACACTGGCTACCGGCCACTACGCTGCCGCCATTGTCGGCGCCCCTTCGGCGACCCCAGCAACCTCAACAAGCACGAGCGCTTGCACGCAGCACGGGGCCGGGCCCCCACATCGGGCCCCGCGCCGGGCTCCGCCCCGGGCCCCGCGCCGGGCCCCTACTGGTGCGCACAGTGCGGGCGCGCGTTAGCTCGGCGCCGCGACCTGGAGCGACACATGCGCACGCACGCGCGAGACAAACAACATGACACATTCAGTGACACATTCAGTGACACATTCAGTGATACGCTCAGTGACGCGCTGTGTGACACGCGCTCGGAGACGAGAGACTTGAAGTGA
- the LOC118281555 gene encoding 40S ribosomal protein S4 isoform X1: protein MARGPKKHLKRLNAPKAWMLDKLGGVYAPRPSTGPHKLRECLPLVIFLRNRLKYALTGNEVLKIVKQRLIKVDGKVRTDPTYPAGFMDVVSIEKTNELFRLIYDVKGRFTVHRITPEEAKYKLCKVKRVSTGPKNVPFLVTHDGRTIRYPDPLIKVNDSVQLDIATSKIMDFIKFESGNLCMITGGRNLGRVGTIVSRERHPGSFDIVHIKDSTGHTFATRLNNVFIIGKGTKAYISLPRGKGVRLTIAEERDKRIAAKVAGQ, encoded by the exons ATG gCTCGTGGACCCAAAAAGCATTTGAAGCGTCTTAACGCTCCCAAAGCATGGATGTTGGACAAGCTGGGCGGCGTGTACGCGCCGAGACCCTCGACTGGTCCTCACAAACTTCGCGAGTGCTTGCCGCTGGTGATTTTTCTGCGCAACCGGCTAAAGTACGCGCTCACCGGTAATGAGGTGCTCAAGATCGTGAAGCAGCGGCTGATCAAGGTGGACGGTAAAGTGAGGACAGACCCCACATACCCTGCTGGCTTCATGG ATGTTGTTTCTATTGAGAAGACAAATGAATTGTTCCGCCTCATCTATGATGTAAAAGGTCGTTTTACAGTACACCGTATCACGCCTGAAGAAGCTAAG TACAAGCTTTGCAAGGTGAAGCGTGTGTCCACTGGCCCTAAGAATGTGCCATTCCTGGTGACACATGACGGACGTACCATCCGCTACCCCGACCCACTCATTAAAGTCAATGACTCTGTGCAACTTGACATTGCCACCTCCAAGATCATGGACTTCATTAAGTTTGAGTCAG GCAATCTGTGCATGATCACTGGCGGTAGGAACTTGGGAAGAGTGGGCACCATTGTGTCCCGTGAGAGACATCCCGGATCATTTGACATTGTACATATTAAGGATTCCACAGGACACACCTTTGCCACCAG attAAACAACGTCTTCATCATTGGCAAGGGCACGAAGGCTTACATTTCTCTCCCGCGCGGCAAGGGAGTGCGTCTCACCATCGCAGAGGAGCGAGACAAGCGCATCGCCGCCAAGGTCGCGGGCCAGTAG
- the LOC118281554 gene encoding uncharacterized protein LOC118281554, with the protein MDSSSDNSFAWTDTSTDSVNSTAMATNAFNGINTHKSDKQIKKKKEKLSRIQESIDLKADMDIKEEANFSSIKSFIKLEPDSENDFKKKKRNKHLASNGTQNESQDSASYDETYLDMKVKLEETSVVSSKKHKQKKRKRSSSVDSNSNCEVNHEHTHTLNEETDDDTKPMKTKKIKKFKKEDSSNDHTDNIYSTEPDVSVQEQTFRNSESKYNNSSVIENNTLQDGSEEESNGEISAIKCDDSQVVHAISFMDKSLEKSKSRTKRISDRIRFEDDNDSTIHESSPEEDDNSSERSNKPLILKKVLKTNPNLKQVLHSFNRNACVNQNDEIWVLKCPREINISDFTNTTLNIHGKCKVKVSGQTYEGNAEEEQSDTLSLLALDHNKLKIKNISLNGVITLRKRIPKAHFRDDNIMVNNQSNFIPLPETKCRHPLFGSNYKKSLKIPAAISERLNMQASGEVKTEKKKKRKDNKDENKAAEIDLQELSVSEMKSEPGLPAEVREKKKKKRKLVDDEGPAKKKVKRIKTDPESAEAWESEKAIEENLFNF; encoded by the exons ATGGATTCTTCTTCTGACAATAGTTTTGCTTGGACGGATACTTCAACTGACAGTGTAAACAGTACTGCaat GGCGACTAATGCATTCAATGGAATCAATACACATAAGTCTGATAAACAGattaagaagaagaaagaaaaattatCCAGGATACAAGAATCTATTGATTTAAAAGCTGATATGGATATAAAAGAAGAAGCTAATTTCAGTAGCATTAAAAGTTTTATCAAGCTAGAGCCGGACAGTGAGaatgattttaaaaagaaaaagagaaacAAACACTTGGCCAGCAACGGCACCCAGAATGAGTCACAAGACTCTGCATCATATGACGAGACGTATCTCGATATGAAGGTCAAACTAGAAGAGACTTCAGTTGTGTCCTCTAAGAAACATAAGCAGAAGAAACGGAAACGCAGTTCAAGTGTAGATTCAAATTCCAATTGCGAAGTAAACCATGAGCATACACATACTTTAAATGAAGAAACTGATGATGACACTAAACCtatgaaaacaaagaaaattaagaaatttaaaaaagaagacaGCAGCAATGATCACACAGATAATATATATTCAACAGAGCCAGATGTAAGTGTACAGGAGCAAACATTTAGAAATAGtgaaagtaaatataacaataGTTCTGTTATTGAGAACAACACTCTACAGGATGGGAGTGAGGAAGAAAGTAATGGTGAAATATCTGCAATTAAATGTGATGACAGCCAAGTTGTCCATGCTATATCATTCATGGACAAGAGTTTAGAAAAATCTAAATCACGAACTAAAAGAATATCAGATAGAATACGCTTTGAGGACGACAATGATTCTACTATTCATGAATCAAGTCCTGAAGAAGATGATAATTCCTCTGAACGTAGTAACAAGCCATTAATATTGAAGAAAGTCTTGAAAACCAACCCAAATTTAAAACAAGTTCTTCATTCATTTAACCGTAATGCTTGTGTCAACCAAAATGATGAAATATGGGTTCTAAAGTGTCCTAGAGAAATTAACATTTCAGATTTTACTAATACTACTTTAAATATTCACGGAAAATGCAAGGTAAAGGTGTCTGGCCAAACATATGAAGGTAATGCTGAAGAAGAACAATCGGATACATTGTCACTTCTGGCTCTAGATCataacaaacttaaaattaagaatATATCACTCAATGGGGTTATTACTTTACGTAAGAGGATCCCAAAGGCACATTTCCGTGATGATAATATAATGGTAAACAATCAAAGTAACTTCATACCACTCCCAGAAACTAAATGTCGTCATCCTCTTTTTGGGTCTAATTATAAGAAGTCCTTAAAAATACCTGCAGCTATATCAGAACGTCTAAATATGCAAGCCAGTGGAGAGGtaaaaactgaaaagaaaaagaaaaggaaagacaataaagatgaaaataaaGCTGCAGAGATTGATTTACAAGAACTGAGTGTCTCTGAGATGAAATCAGAACCTGGTTTACCTGCAGAAGtaagagaaaagaaaaaaaagaaacgtaaaCTTGTTGATGATGAAGGTCCTGCAAAAAAGAAAGTGAAGCGTATCAAAACTGATCCTGAGTCAGCAGAAGCATGGGAATCAGAGAAAGCTAtagaagaaaatttatttaatttttga